From a region of the Xanthomonas rydalmerensis genome:
- a CDS encoding DUF3617 domain-containing protein: protein MRLTMPATVAVCVLLAACSKGGDKNGDNVAMSNASVADVAKVQAAKLQPGQWEMRIEQVSSETSGGSGNMPQMPKVPPSTAKVCLTAEQINDPASLFGSASPMQKNCVYDSFSMKDGKIDAKMHCTMGDIKVAGTSTGTFSATEMASESHSTITGLPGGMSMKTHMKLDGKRLGECQPGDIKAGDTKAPAAG, encoded by the coding sequence ATGCGTCTGACCATGCCGGCAACGGTTGCTGTGTGTGTGCTGCTCGCCGCCTGTAGCAAGGGCGGCGACAAGAACGGCGACAACGTCGCCATGTCCAACGCCTCGGTCGCCGACGTGGCCAAGGTGCAGGCGGCCAAGCTGCAGCCCGGCCAGTGGGAGATGCGGATCGAGCAGGTGAGCAGCGAGACCAGCGGCGGCTCCGGCAACATGCCGCAGATGCCGAAGGTGCCGCCGAGCACCGCCAAGGTGTGCCTCACCGCCGAGCAGATCAACGATCCCGCCAGCCTCTTCGGCAGCGCCTCGCCGATGCAGAAGAACTGCGTGTACGACAGCTTCAGCATGAAGGACGGCAAGATCGACGCGAAGATGCACTGCACGATGGGCGACATCAAGGTCGCGGGCACCAGCACCGGGACCTTCAGTGCCACCGAGATGGCCTCCGAATCGCATTCCACGATCACCGGCCTGCCGGGAGGTATGTCGATGAAGACGCACATGAAGCTCGACGGCAAGCGCCTGGGCGAATGCCAGCCGGGCGACATCAAGGCGGGCGATACCAAGGCGCCGGCTGCCGGCTGA
- a CDS encoding DUF2252 family protein: MPSLAERPVILERKRTLKMARSAHAYVRGNTARFYEWLAASPAARRVPMGPAIWICGDCHLGNLGPVADGEGRVEIQIRDLDQGVIGNPAHDLIRLGLSLATAARGSDLPGVTTARMMEAMIDGYCAAIEDPTRDHPGAEPETVRSIRREAFGRRWRHLAKERLQAVEPHIPLGEKFWALAPEEREALERLFADPAVARMVLSLKGKPKDREVRLVDAAYWMKGCSSLGLLRYAAIVALKTGKGHWSYALVDLKEAIAPIAPAAPDARMPADNAERVTAAARALSPYLGSRMLPVHLLGRSLFIRELSPRDLKLEVDQFNHVEAMRSARYLAFVVGKAHARQMKPKMRAAWLHLLDADRRKAIDTPSWLWESVVALAGLHEAGYLEHCRRYALAA; encoded by the coding sequence ATGCCCAGTCTCGCCGAACGCCCTGTCATCCTCGAACGCAAGCGCACCTTGAAGATGGCGCGCTCCGCACACGCCTACGTGCGCGGCAATACCGCCCGATTCTACGAATGGCTGGCAGCGTCGCCGGCGGCGCGGCGTGTGCCGATGGGGCCGGCGATCTGGATCTGCGGCGACTGCCACCTCGGCAACCTGGGGCCGGTCGCCGATGGCGAGGGGCGCGTCGAGATCCAGATCCGCGATCTCGACCAGGGCGTGATCGGCAATCCCGCGCACGACCTCATCCGCCTGGGCCTGTCGCTGGCCACCGCGGCACGCGGTTCGGACCTGCCCGGCGTCACCACCGCGCGGATGATGGAGGCGATGATCGACGGTTATTGCGCGGCCATCGAGGATCCGACGCGCGATCACCCCGGTGCCGAACCTGAGACCGTGCGCAGCATCCGGCGCGAGGCCTTCGGCCGGCGCTGGCGCCACCTGGCCAAGGAGCGTCTGCAGGCGGTGGAGCCGCACATTCCGCTGGGCGAGAAGTTCTGGGCGTTGGCACCGGAAGAACGCGAGGCACTGGAGCGGCTGTTCGCCGATCCGGCGGTGGCGCGGATGGTGCTGTCGCTGAAGGGAAAGCCCAAGGACCGCGAGGTGCGTCTGGTCGATGCGGCGTACTGGATGAAGGGCTGCAGTTCGCTGGGCCTGTTGCGCTATGCGGCGATCGTCGCCTTGAAGACCGGCAAGGGCCACTGGTCCTACGCGTTGGTCGATCTGAAGGAGGCGATCGCACCGATCGCGCCGGCAGCGCCCGATGCACGGATGCCGGCGGATAACGCCGAGCGCGTGACCGCCGCGGCGCGCGCGCTGTCGCCGTACCTGGGCAGCAGGATGTTGCCGGTGCATCTGCTGGGCCGCTCGCTGTTCATTCGCGAACTCTCGCCGCGCGACCTGAAGCTGGAGGTTGACCAGTTCAATCACGTCGAGGCGATGCGCTCGGCGCGCTATCTCGCCTTCGTCGTCGGCAAGGCGCATGCGCGGCAGATGAAGCCCAAAATGCGCGCCGCGTGGCTGCACCTGCTGGACGCCGACCGGCGCAAGGCGATCGACACGCCGTCGTGGCTGTGGGAGAGCGTGGTCGCGCTCGCCGGGCTTCACGAGGCCGGCTATCTCGAACATTGCCGCCGCTACGCACTGGCCGCATGA
- a CDS encoding GNAT family N-acetyltransferase: MIRPYAAQDQAACMALFDSNVPQFFDRSERAAFEHFLQHDTGAWHYLVIVRAGTIVACGGHALSADGRVASFGWGMVERRLHRQGLGRALTEARLDACRRSTGVARIELDTSQHTQAFYARFGFSVDRVVANGYGPGLDRWDMALNLDNARD; encoded by the coding sequence ATGATCCGTCCGTATGCCGCGCAGGACCAAGCCGCCTGCATGGCGCTGTTCGACAGCAACGTCCCGCAGTTCTTCGATCGCAGCGAACGCGCCGCCTTCGAGCACTTCCTGCAGCACGACACCGGTGCCTGGCATTATCTGGTCATCGTCCGCGCGGGCACGATCGTGGCCTGCGGCGGCCACGCGCTGAGTGCAGATGGCCGTGTCGCCAGCTTCGGCTGGGGGATGGTCGAGCGCCGCCTGCACCGCCAGGGCCTGGGCCGCGCGCTGACCGAGGCCCGGCTCGACGCCTGCCGGCGCAGCACCGGCGTGGCGCGGATCGAACTGGACACCAGCCAGCACACCCAGGCGTTCTACGCGCGCTTCGGCTTCAGCGTCGACCGCGTGGTCGCGAACGGCTACGGCCCGGGCCTGGATCGTTGGGACATGGCGTTGAACCTGGACAACGCGCGCGACTGA
- a CDS encoding response regulator, with product MAIRVFLVDDHALVRTGMKLILSNQTDIEIVGEADSGETALPQIRQLKPDIVLCDLHMPGVSGLEVTERIVKGDHGTKVIIVSVLEDGPLPKRLLEAGASGYVGKAGDAQELLRAVRDVAMGKRYLGANIAQNLALANLEGGGSPFDALSPRELEVALLLTRGLRQEDIAKRLSLSAKTVNTHKARLFEKVGIQDNIALARLATQYGLLDPTHPL from the coding sequence ATGGCCATCAGGGTTTTTCTGGTCGATGATCACGCTCTTGTCCGCACGGGCATGAAGCTGATCCTGTCGAATCAAACGGATATCGAAATCGTCGGCGAAGCCGACAGCGGCGAAACCGCGCTCCCGCAGATCCGGCAGTTGAAGCCGGACATCGTCCTGTGCGATCTGCACATGCCCGGCGTCAGCGGGCTGGAAGTCACCGAGCGCATCGTCAAGGGCGACCACGGCACCAAGGTCATCATCGTCTCGGTGCTGGAAGACGGCCCGCTGCCCAAGCGCCTGCTGGAAGCCGGTGCGTCCGGCTACGTCGGCAAGGCCGGCGACGCGCAGGAATTGCTGCGCGCGGTCCGCGACGTGGCGATGGGCAAGCGCTACCTCGGCGCCAACATCGCGCAGAACCTGGCGCTGGCCAATCTGGAAGGCGGCGGTTCGCCGTTCGATGCGCTGTCGCCGCGCGAACTGGAAGTGGCCTTGCTGCTGACCCGCGGCCTGCGCCAGGAAGACATCGCCAAGCGCCTGAGCCTCAGCGCCAAGACCGTCAACACGCACAAGGCGCGGTTGTTCGAGAAGGTCGGCATCCAGGACAACATCGCCCTGGCGCGCCTGGCCACGCAATACGGCTTGCTGGATCCGACGCATCCGCTGTAA